The following nucleotide sequence is from Ornithodoros turicata isolate Travis chromosome 2, ASM3712646v1, whole genome shotgun sequence.
CGTGCATGCAAGATTACACTCTTGCAGTTTCCATATGTGGCATCCCGTGCGGTGGACTCAGTCAAGCCGAAAAGGAAACCCCTACAGTAATACTCAGGAAATTTCTTTTCGGAGCGCAACAAAATTCACTGAAAGATGTTTGTTAGCATGCTTACTACATTTTGGCAGATTCTGACAGACTGGAAATTTATGAAACATTCTCAACAAGTATGTTCAGCATCACGCTCAACAAGGGCACTTGTATGCATGTGTACAAAAGTGCCACATGCTTTCAGGATTCATGGCAATTACACTTTCTCACTGATTTTAACAAAACATATAATTTAAAATAGTCAACCTGCCATTTCAAATAATGCAAGGGCTAAGAGTGTAAGCAGAAGGGAAACTTGTGTGTGGGACAACTGTAGAGAGAGGATACAGATTGGCTGCATCGGCTGGGCTTCGTAGATGATATGGCTGATGAGAACAAATACAAGTTGTGCATAAGTCATATGCACATACTAGGATGATAGCAAAGTACCTCACCTGCATTGATCCGCTACTAATCACTATGCCCTGTAACGGAACATAAGGGTACGTAAGGAACGTAAGAAAGAATTTGACACTCATCACCAGCTTTGGCTCAAACCCATAGTAACCCAAACTTGTATATTTACCTTTCCTTTTGTCACTTGCATAAGACTGCAACAGTTTGCTATAACTTGCTGTCGTGCAGACTGGTCATTAATGCAGTGTGCGTACTGAATCTCAAAGAACAGGCCTCTGCTAACTGCCTGATAGGGAGAACACATAGCATGTGTTGCTTAACAATCACTTTGTGAACAACGAAAACATTACGGAACATTATAACATAATTACACATCCAAATTGATAACAGAAGATGAGAGAACTCACCGTACCAAGCTGTTGTCTCTTTACGTTATAGCCCATTCGAGACTCAAATGGTAGTGAAATTATATCAAATTCACCATTATTACATAAATGCTGAAAAGATAAGCAAAGACCAAGCATTGCCACCTGTTCGAAGTTCTACAGAAGTGACAGTGAAAGCAGTGCAGCACTGTGTCTACACAACCTCACACAGATCATACTCATTGCAGAGCACAGTGATCAAGCAACAAAAATTACACCTGTTTAAACATACCTGAGTGCAGTGCAGCAGCTATATAGCTGGACACTTGCCCCTTGGCATTTTTATTTGGTGTTAAGTCTCTAATGCTCCTTCTCATAATTCGAATGCATCTTTCAATTACAAAGCTTACtcccatttttatttttaatctCCATACAACTAATGGAGTACAGCTCTGCGTTACATGTGTGCTCGCCACATAATGTGTATAACTAATGTCAGGCATTACAGTTTTGTCCCTGCTTATTTAAAATCTCACAGACATACCTGTAGAAGTTTCTCGTGGCGAGGCACTATGGCCAGCAGGTCATATTTCTTGGCAACTGCAGACTGAAACTGAGGAAAGGGAATGGTAGCTCAATAGCAGAGAGATTATTTCAGGAGATATTGTTCGCGACTCACCAGTCGATGGCACTGTATGCTCTCGTCTGCTATAGCGGTTAAACGAGTCAGTACCTTAAACCTCCTTTTCTGTGTTTGGTGCTCAGAGAAATCAAAGTCTTGTATATAAAAGAGTGGTGGTTCGGGTATCTGTCACGACAAGAAATATGAAGAGAAACTGTAATATTGAAGGCTACCAACACAATGTGAGAATGCTGAATGTGCGCGTGTAGAAAATTCGTTACTATTTTCCGAAGAAAGTGAAATATGCTACTGTTTTTAGCTAGGCCCATTTATGCAGCTGCATAGTGGGAAAAACCAAAATACGCTGAAATTTTAAAGAGACAGGCTGCACGCAGTAAATTGAACACACTCAACGTGCATTGAGTACTTATCCTAAGTTACGTAATATGTATTGGCTACGCAGAAAACACTTGATTtaaataggctgactcaccttacatgtaaatctactcccaattattattactagGTTTAAATATTCTACTACTGCAATAAGATTATTGGTAAGATACTGATGCTATAAGGTGGATAGAATTACGGACAACTCTTGTGAGAATTGAGAAGACTCTTGCAAGAGCCTTAGCACCCCCCATGTCCAGCAAAGCCACAAAACAGAAAAATTATGAATGGCAGAGTAACGTGTACCTTGTTCTTCTCATTAAGGGCATCCTCACCAATTACAGTGTTCAGGGCGACTGCTTCATACCCCACTGCAACAACGTGACAACATTAACAACTTCTTATCCCTTATGCAACGTGCATAACAGCACAGGTGTTTGACCTATTGTGGACAGATCAGGGATACATGTACTGCAAGAAGATCCACAGGTAACAGATAGTAATAGCATAcaacttttttcttttacttctcTATACGAGCCTTTCTTCAGGGCAAGGTAGCAGAGCTATCAGGTGACCTGCCTCATGTTTTTGAGCCATGGGCATCCTTTGCTATAGTAACAATTCAAATCGTAATTCGCTACTCCAACAAACCTCTGCATGGTGATGATAATTTGTTGTGTATACGTGTAGAAATCGCCCTCCCCTCCGTACTTGCAATTCCTGCTTTACATCGCAACCTATATTGTTTCATGTTTGCTTCACTTAACCTTATTCCCCCCCCAAATCTTTCCTTACTTCACCCTCAGGGGATCCCCATCGCATAAGCTCAACCTCCCTCATATCAGAGTCCTGCAAATCCAGGATCTCAGGCAGCTCCATGCCCGTGACAGTGAGCACCCAGAGAGCTCAGCCAGAGACGGGAAGCCGAGTCGAAGATGAGTTAGAAACCAGAGTGAGTGAGCAAATGGATTGAGTGAGTAAAAACAGAGCTGAGTGGAGGTGAAAGAGGATGAGTGAGCAAAACAAAGAGGTGAGCGGAGAGCGAGTGAGCATAAGTGAGAAAACAGAGAGCCGAGCATGGGAGTCAGCGAGCGAGGATTCAGAGTTTTTCCTCTTTTATTTATCACATCTCCGTCAATATAGGAAGTTCTGAGAAAAAGCTACAGCTGTGAAACGACATATTCATAAAAAAGAATGAGATGCTGCCTCCCCAAAATCCGCACGTCATGCTGTGGAACTTGCAGACGACGACATGTATGCGACCATGACCTGGCGATGTGAACACCTCGGAATCCTGGTATTCCTCTACGTAATTGTTAGGCACTGTCCGCTTGCATCCAATCATGCTGTCAGTGTTCCAACATAAGCTGCCCTTTCATGAAGGCATCACGAATCATTTATTAAAGAATAGCAAGctgtcctttctggctgacctttcctgtaAAAATAAATCCCTCCCTCCCCATGAAGGCAATTTGCATGCCATCTGTGTTTCCTTGTCTGCTTTGAAAGGACCGCACGATtcacagaaaaagaaacaccttAGGCACTGGACATTTTCCAAGCAGACCTGGGAAAATGGCCTCAAAATGCCCTCATGTCGATAGTGTCACTAAATAAACCACACTATTCAGAGTCCCCAATGGTGAATTACCTCTAGGCAAGGATGGAGTTCACCGCATTACACGGATGCTTCACACTTTGGACAGCTGCACGATAGATTTGTTTAACAGAGGCACCTTTCCTTGTCACAAGCGCAAAGAACACTCTGAATAATGCATATGGATACATAGATCAAATGCCTCTGCTCTCCTTTGGGGTGATTCTTCCATGTCTGATGATAATCACGCTCACTGGCGTGCCAGTGTTTCAGTACACTGTCACCGAATTTTTCTTTCAAATTGAAAACAATGCGTTACCTTTTTCGCTGGCTTTTTCAGCTGCTACTTGACTAAGTCTTTAGtaagtaatttgtaacattgTGTACCGTTGATATTTCTGTCTTGCTTAGCAAATATGTTTATATGCACATCAAATGTCTCTGGTGCGCCAGTGTTTGGTACACCATGACCTAAATTTTCTGCACAAATCGAACGTGACGGTCAAAATAAAAGCAATTAATTGCCTTTTGGAGTAACGTGCTCAACTGGCAACTATGCCGCACGGCGCGCACGCATAATCGACGTCCTAGCCACACACACGATTGACACAGCCCATGCGAACGCTCCCAATCTGTCCCGAACATGGTACGTGGGTTCTTACGTGTGTACGCTGTTTTTATCATCGTCACGACGATATTCTTTGCAATGGGGTCGCTGTCGTTCTGAACAATAATGTTCAAATCCATTGCATATCTCCTGTAAGAATGAAGGGTTCCGTAAGCACAACTTTTACTGTCCTCGACTCTAGAGACTCATGTATCACCTACGTAGTTTATCCACGGGTTCTCTGATGGTTTTCTGCAGAAACTTTCGTTACTAGAAGAAAATAAAGAGGCAATCGAACGAGACAATCACCAAGAGTTTGTGTTGGGGCGCGTATCCCCACGCCGTACCACACAACACAACATCAACACTGCCTACACGTGCGATGCGGCATAGTGGTACACAGGGTACGTAACACTACACAACAGAGCAAGgtttttgaaagaaaagtatgagatAATATTGATTAAAAATCTCTAGGTAAAAACAAGTACGCTTCTTGTCAAAACTCATTCATAAGTGGAGTCACAGGCCAACAAATAGCGGCGCTGCACTCGTTTGCGCCACAGGCTTGAtcgtgtttcttcgttttcggtttcgatttgaTAATACGTGCCACGGTGTACTCTGTATCTTCTATTGCTTCGTTATTTACTGGTGCGTTGGTTCATAATGCTTCGCACTCGAACAGGATGTAGTGTAGGGCCTCTGTTGTTTTGCTACACAGTTGACAGGTAAGGTTTTCGCCTTCGGTAAGTTCGCATTTGTCAACAGTATTGTATTAGAACATCCGGTCCGTGTTTGGAGGAGGAGAGCGCTTTTCCTGCCTCCTGTGCAACCAGGGGAAATTGCTTGCTTAAACTTGAGTGCGCACTTTGCTAGGGAAGCTTTACTCTTCGCGGCACAGCGTGTAGCGGATTTCACCACTCTCCTCATGAACCATATGTTCGTGCAGTTCTTATTGCTGTTCGAAGCTGCCTTCAGCGGCTGTCATATGTTCATTAAAAATTACAAAACTTGACTGAAGTACCCAATGGAAACCGTGCGAATACCCTTCAAAGTTACAGCTGATCTATGGCGTCGGCGGTCGAAGACAAGCAACTATTTGGAACACTTACACCGCAGGATAGTCAGCTGAAACGCGCGCATTCCAGGAGTTTCTTACCCCCGCACGTTGTTATTAACAGGCTGTTTCATTCTCAATGAACCCTTTCATCGAAGACTGATCAAATCGTAATTCGCAATCCAAACCAAACAAATTTTGATCGAGGCCCAGTCCACAGTCGATTCATTATGATCGAATTCTGTTGCATACTCGAAACCTAACAGGAAACCTTTGACGTCACCGCTATAATGAAAGCGGCATGACTGTTAGACGTATCTTAAACCAACACAACCTGATTTATCCTGCTTAGAGGTCTTCCAACCCAAAGGATTCCCGAAGCTCTTGGCTTTACACCAATACATAAAGTAAAAAGGTTCCCAGGAGAAATGTTTATTTGACTACAATGAAACAGAAGCCCACCCTTCCTCGGATTCTTCGCTCTACGACCTCTCGTGGATTGAATCAGTAACGCAGTAGCTCATTTGGTTTCAAAACGATAAATGACAGCCGAGATATCAAGCTGTCATAAAATTGttctcgtttttctctttgctctAAAACAATTCATCACTACATTACATAGTAATTACATTGCGTACGTAAAACACTTATTCAGACGCAACCAGTCTTTCTTGCTTGTGACTCTGCACGCGGCCTCCGTGGTTCCAGATAAGCGGTGAGTAACACCTTGTGGGATGTTGGCATTATTTCTGTTGTTTATCGTGACCACACGCCTTTGCTTTTTCTTTAGGTCACATTGAAGATATCTAGATACGAATGACGACAGGATCTTTGTTCTTCAACATTCACGGTCTGGTAGACGAAGCCTTCGAATGGtgagtattcttttttttttttttgtcgcagtGAACTGTCTGGGTTTTCCCATACGGCTCCGGAACAACATTTTCATGTACTGGTGTCTTATATTCGATTTTTGTTGTAATAAAACATTGCTTCCCCGCTTTGTCTTTCCTCGTTCCCTGACACGTAAACATGCACTAGATTACTGCATGGTTGAGGCAGGTAAATTTTGACTGCACCCTTGCCTTCCAGGAACTTCGATAATCTACTGCATCTGTCTTTCAACCTATGTGGACGCAAGATGAGCTTCCGACAGTGACGTGGACCACAATCACCACCTCACGGAGTATCCTTCACATTGTTTTCTTAGCAATATTGACTAATCCTTTGCTTCATTTTGCAGGCGCGTTTCTCTGGAGGGGGGACAGATGGACCTGGAGACAGCTTTGGAGCATTTCCTGTACTTTTCCTTTCCTGTGGAAAAACAATTGTTCTTCATTGGTATCTAACATTAGCGAGGCTATGTCTTCACAAGCCATCTCGTGAACCCCCTTGGATGGAGGGCCTGTAGGAGGGAGACTAGTAAGGGCTGTGTTCACTAGTGGTGACGACAAAGATTGCTATCCAGTTTTATCTCATGCAGTAAGAGCAATAATTGGATGTTTAGCTTCTACCAAATTTAATCGGGATGTCGGACTTTAGTCAGATTGTTATGCACGTGCTCTTgtagtacagaaaaaaaaaaaaaaagtccgggGAAATATGCAGCCAATCTTCTTCTTACCTGTTGTAGAAACTGCTAGTAATGTGTGGTGTGCCGAATCCTCGAAACAAGTTCCTATAAACTTTGTATTAGTGTAGCATCCTTGCAGTTTTGACGTGGTATGCATGTGGTGACATGATCGGCGAAACCCAAACTtacaccccccccctccccccactgAGGCAGCGCCACGAAATGGAT
It contains:
- the LOC135385794 gene encoding ribonuclease P protein subunit p30-like, which encodes MDLNIIVQNDSDPIAKNIVVTMIKTAYTLGYEAVALNTVIGEDALNEKNKIPEPPLFYIQDFDFSEHQTQKRRFKVLTRLTAIADESIQCHRLFQSAVAKKYDLLAIVPRHEKLLQHLCNNGEFDIISLPFESRMGYNVKRQQLGTAVSRGLFFEIQYAHCINDQSARQQVIANCCSLMQVTKGKGIVISSGSMQPYHLRSPADAANLGFLFGLTESTARDATYGNCKSVILHAQTRRRENRAIIFSKDIRQLPKDDAWLVESCKLQEDHESVAKRTLEETPDDKEPLSKGEKQPPKKKRKKGCSKGAATSSA